From Helicobacter sp. MIT 21-1697, a single genomic window includes:
- a CDS encoding pseudouridine synthase yields MRLNQYIAHHTQYSRREADKLICDGRVNIEKTKATPHSLLGANERVFIDGKKIVPKEHFTCIVYHKPKGEIVSKSDERGRRVIYESLESKFKHFIYVGRLDFASEGLLILTDSTPVAKALMESDLPRTYILKINGSITQEMINAMENGLISEDTSAGAHSKSKIISMTFAPFNSYKILKNDKRYSKIKVSIAQGKNRELRRFFGVFGREVLDLRRISYGFVHLNALPCGKKRFFTHEEYRDLHTFLQNKRDKKLQKN; encoded by the coding sequence ATGCGTCTTAATCAATATATCGCCCATCATACTCAATATTCTCGGCGCGAGGCTGATAAACTTATTTGTGATGGGCGCGTTAATATTGAAAAAACTAAGGCGACACCACATTCTCTTTTGGGTGCAAATGAGCGTGTATTTATTGATGGTAAAAAGATTGTGCCAAAAGAGCATTTTACTTGTATTGTATATCATAAGCCTAAAGGCGAAATTGTAAGCAAAAGTGATGAGCGCGGTAGGCGAGTGATATATGAGAGTTTGGAATCAAAATTTAAGCATTTTATATATGTGGGGCGATTGGATTTTGCAAGTGAGGGGTTGCTTATTCTTACTGATAGCACCCCTGTTGCTAAAGCCCTTATGGAATCTGATTTGCCTCGCACCTATATTCTTAAAATTAATGGTTCTATTACCCAAGAAATGATTAATGCTATGGAAAATGGACTGATTAGCGAGGATACAAGTGCGGGTGCGCATAGTAAGAGTAAAATTATTAGTATGACATTTGCACCTTTTAATTCCTATAAGATTCTCAAAAATGATAAAAGATATTCTAAAATCAAAGTGAGCATTGCACAAGGGAAAAATAGGGAATTACGGCGATTTTTTGGTGTTTTTGGACGCGAAGTTTTAGATTTAAGACGCATAAGTTATGGATTTGTGCATTTAAATGCTTTGCCTTGCGGGAAAAAGCGATTTTTTACACACGAGGAATACAGAGATTTACATACTTTTTTGCAGAATAAGAGAGACAAGAAATTGCAAAAAAATTAA
- a CDS encoding methionine ABC transporter ATP-binding protein, translated as MIKLSHINKTYPNGFVALKNIDLNIDKGDIMGIIGYSGAGKSTLIRIINRLEEPTSGTLFIDGVDMLGLKQKELQMQRQKIGMIFQHFNLLSAKNVFDNVAFALQIAKWDKKAIKPRVDELLELVGLSDRANFYPSQLSGGQKQRVAIARALANHPKVLLCDEATSALDTKTTKSILALLRDIQKTLGLSVVLITHQIEVVREICNKMCVVSDGAIVERGSVDEVFAAPKHPITRELISFLPQDEGHIIAHLKDVHNVYKVVFTGPYAHLPLVSQMIREFDIDINILSGNIDELATGEVGHLVLKFVAIDDKRDKALAWLKKQGVSIEDLSLVSQHIESQAV; from the coding sequence GTGATAAAGCTAAGTCACATTAATAAAACCTACCCAAATGGATTTGTCGCTCTTAAAAATATTGATTTAAACATTGACAAAGGCGATATTATGGGGATTATTGGCTATTCAGGTGCGGGTAAAAGCACACTTATACGCATTATCAATCGTCTTGAAGAGCCTACAAGTGGCACACTTTTTATTGATGGTGTGGATATGCTTGGTTTAAAGCAAAAAGAATTGCAAATGCAAAGACAAAAAATTGGTATGATTTTTCAGCATTTTAATCTTTTGAGCGCAAAAAATGTATTTGACAATGTGGCTTTTGCATTGCAAATTGCCAAATGGGATAAAAAAGCTATAAAACCTCGTGTTGATGAACTTTTGGAGCTTGTGGGCTTAAGCGATAGAGCAAACTTTTATCCAAGTCAGCTTAGCGGTGGGCAGAAGCAGAGGGTGGCAATAGCAAGAGCATTAGCTAATCACCCAAAGGTGCTTTTATGTGATGAAGCAACTTCGGCTCTTGATACCAAAACGACAAAATCGATTCTTGCGCTCTTGCGCGATATTCAAAAAACTTTGGGATTAAGTGTGGTGTTGATTACACATCAAATTGAGGTTGTGCGTGAGATTTGCAATAAAATGTGTGTTGTAAGTGATGGGGCTATTGTAGAAAGGGGCAGTGTTGATGAAGTTTTTGCTGCGCCTAAGCACCCTATTACGCGCGAACTTATTTCGTTTTTGCCTCAAGATGAGGGGCATATTATTGCGCACTTAAAAGATGTGCATAATGTATATAAAGTTGTATTTACAGGTCCTTATGCGCACTTACCGCTTGTTAGCCAAATGATACGAGAATTTGATATTGATATAAATATATTAAGCGGTAATATTGATGAACTTGCCACAGGAGAGGTAGGGCATTTGGTATTAAAATTTGTAGCAATAGATGATAAAAGAGATAAAGCACTTGCGTGGCTTAAAAAGCAAGGTGTGAGCATTGAGGATTTGAGTCTTGTGTCTCAACATATAGAATCTCAAGCAGTGTGA
- a CDS encoding methionine ABC transporter permease has protein sequence MFLRSTFENPIIFTLVKSCCETLYMVVFSCFFAVIFGLPLGVLLSVIKPSGILTNPLVYRILGAIVNVTRSFPFIVLIILLLPLSKYLIGTSIGSTAAIIPLVIAATPFIARLFEGAFDEVDKGLIEATMSMGASKMRIILMMIGESLPSLANAITITAVSLVGFSAMAGVVGAGGLGDLAYRIGFQSFKPDILAYAVICTIVIVQCIQSSGDLLMKHLRQHR, from the coding sequence ATGTTCTTGCGCTCTACTTTTGAGAATCCTATCATTTTTACTTTGGTAAAATCTTGTTGTGAAACGCTGTATATGGTTGTTTTCTCTTGTTTTTTTGCTGTGATTTTTGGATTGCCTTTGGGTGTATTATTAAGCGTGATTAAGCCCTCTGGCATATTGACAAACCCTTTAGTTTATAGAATCTTAGGAGCAATTGTCAATGTTACGCGCTCATTTCCTTTTATCGTGCTTATTATTTTGCTTTTACCTCTTTCAAAATACTTAATTGGCACAAGCATTGGGAGCACGGCTGCAATTATCCCACTTGTCATTGCTGCTACCCCTTTTATCGCACGACTTTTTGAGGGAGCATTTGATGAGGTTGATAAGGGACTTATAGAAGCTACTATGAGTATGGGTGCAAGTAAAATGCGCATTATTTTAATGATGATTGGTGAGAGTTTGCCATCACTTGCTAATGCCATTACCATTACTGCAGTGAGCTTGGTTGGCTTTTCTGCTATGGCTGGAGTTGTAGGTGCTGGTGGTTTGGGAGATTTGGCTTATCGCATAGGTTTTCAATCGTTTAAGCCTGATATATTGGCATATGCGGTAATATGCACGATTGTGATTGTGCAATGTATTCAATCAAGTGGTGATTTGTTGATGAAACATTTGCGTCAGCATCGCTAA
- a CDS encoding MetQ/NlpA family ABC transporter substrate-binding protein → MRNLVLIVALAISFVACSNEQKEQTNKEAESGQSVKILKVGATPVPAAEILEYVKPQLEAKGVQMLIQHFTDYVVPNVSLAEGSSDANMYQHKPFMENTNVQKGYHLVAIAPIYVVPLGFYSHKFKDVDSISQGATIAIPGDASNMARAFILLHDNGLIKLADAGNLNATELDIIENPKHLVFKPMEAASLPMVLDSVDGAVINANYALQAQMSITQSLFHENDKSAYVNVLVAREDNQNDERILALKEVLLSKETREFILSKYKGEIIPASKE, encoded by the coding sequence ATGAGAAATTTAGTTTTGATTGTGGCTTTAGCAATAAGCTTTGTAGCTTGTTCCAATGAGCAAAAAGAGCAAACAAACAAGGAAGCAGAGAGTGGGCAAAGTGTTAAAATACTTAAAGTGGGTGCAACTCCTGTGCCTGCTGCGGAGATTTTAGAATATGTTAAGCCGCAACTTGAGGCAAAAGGCGTGCAAATGCTTATTCAGCATTTTACAGACTATGTTGTGCCTAATGTGTCGTTAGCTGAAGGAAGTAGTGATGCTAATATGTATCAGCATAAGCCTTTTATGGAGAATACCAATGTTCAAAAAGGGTATCATCTTGTAGCAATCGCGCCTATATATGTTGTGCCGCTTGGGTTTTATTCACATAAATTTAAAGATGTAGATTCTATCTCACAAGGCGCAACTATTGCTATTCCGGGTGATGCTTCTAATATGGCACGAGCCTTTATTTTGCTCCACGATAATGGACTTATAAAGCTTGCAGATGCAGGTAATCTTAATGCTACGGAGCTTGATATTATTGAGAATCCAAAACATCTCGTATTCAAGCCTATGGAAGCAGCTTCTTTGCCTATGGTGCTTGATAGTGTTGATGGTGCGGTGATTAATGCAAATTATGCCCTGCAAGCACAGATGAGTATCACTCAATCGCTTTTTCACGAAAATGACAAGAGTGCATATGTAAATGTGCTTGTAGCGCGTGAGGATAATCAGAATGATGAGCGTATTTTGGCACTTAAAGAAGTGCTTTTGAGTAAGGAAACTCGTGAGTTTATCCTCTCAAAATATAAGGGCGAGATAATCCCTGCAAGTAAGGAATAA
- a CDS encoding MetQ/NlpA family ABC transporter substrate-binding protein, with amino-acid sequence MKKLLTFIFIGLAFFGCNDNKQSANKAEKIVLKVGATPVPHAEILEFIKPDLEKEGIDLQIVQFTDYVTPNISLNDGSLDANFHQHKPFLDALKKDKGLDLEPIASIHIEPLGFYSHKFKDVDSIPQGATIAIPNDPSNGGRALLLLDSRGVIKLADSSNLNATELDIIENPKHIKIKPVEAALLPRTLNSVNGAVINGNYALQAGLKSSDALFLEGSQSPYANILVVQSARVNDENLQKLKKALQSQRVKDFIEQHYQGEIVSVF; translated from the coding sequence ATGAAAAAATTATTGACTTTTATTTTCATAGGATTAGCATTTTTTGGTTGCAATGATAATAAACAATCTGCGAATAAGGCAGAAAAGATAGTGCTTAAAGTGGGTGCAACTCCTGTGCCTCACGCGGAGATTCTGGAATTTATTAAACCTGATTTAGAAAAAGAGGGCATTGATTTGCAAATCGTGCAATTTACAGATTATGTAACACCCAATATAAGTTTAAATGATGGCTCGCTTGATGCGAACTTTCATCAACATAAACCTTTTCTTGATGCGCTTAAAAAAGATAAGGGGCTAGATTTAGAACCTATCGCAAGCATTCATATTGAGCCACTTGGGTTTTATTCACATAAATTTAAAGATGTGGATTCTATTCCTCAAGGTGCGACTATTGCCATTCCTAATGATCCAAGCAATGGCGGGAGAGCACTTCTTTTGTTGGATTCTAGGGGTGTAATAAAGCTTGCAGATTCAAGTAATCTTAATGCCACGGAGCTTGATATTATTGAGAATCCAAAGCATATCAAAATTAAGCCTGTTGAAGCAGCGCTTTTGCCACGCACACTCAATAGTGTTAATGGCGCAGTGATTAATGGTAATTACGCACTTCAAGCAGGATTAAAAAGCTCTGACGCACTTTTTTTGGAGGGCTCACAATCGCCTTATGCCAATATCTTGGTTGTGCAAAGCGCAAGAGTGAATGATGAGAATCTCCAAAAGCTTAAAAAGGCTTTGCAAAGTCAAAGGGTAAAGGATTTTATTGAGCAGCATTATCAAGGCGAGATTGTGTCTGTATTTTAA
- a CDS encoding flavodoxin yields MKKIGLFYGSDGGTTQEIAQSVADKLGDCQIFDVASSKADDLNAFENLIFATPTYGSGDLQDDWDSFLSGIDESVFAGKNIALLGLGDQEIYSETFCNGIAHIYEKVSKQGKIIGQTDTDGYTFDESLAVVNGKFVGLVIDEVNQEDKTNQRIQKWVETLKGAFA; encoded by the coding sequence ATGAAAAAAATTGGTTTATTTTATGGAAGTGATGGCGGCACTACGCAAGAAATTGCTCAAAGCGTTGCCGATAAATTAGGTGATTGTCAAATATTTGATGTTGCCTCAAGCAAAGCAGATGATTTAAACGCATTTGAGAATCTTATCTTTGCTACACCCACTTATGGTTCTGGCGATTTGCAAGATGATTGGGATAGTTTTCTCTCTGGTATTGATGAGAGTGTTTTTGCAGGGAAAAATATTGCTCTTTTAGGGCTTGGAGATCAAGAAATTTATAGTGAAACTTTTTGCAATGGTATTGCGCATATTTATGAAAAAGTATCAAAACAAGGAAAAATCATTGGACAAACAGATACCGATGGTTATACTTTTGATGAGAGTTTGGCAGTTGTGAATGGAAAGTTTGTAGGTTTAGTCATTGATGAAGTTAATCAAGAAGATAAAACAAACCAGAGAATCCAAAAATGGGTAGAAACGCTTAAGGGTGCTTTTGCATAA
- a CDS encoding branched-chain amino acid transporter permease, which yields MSPEIYHSIALIALIALNTLLSRFLPFIIFARSTPAFIVSLGKVLPSAIIAMLIIYCLKDTNLAHSPYGLNEMVSVLVVSIIHICFKIPILSIVCGTITYMALIQSAILDFLP from the coding sequence ATGTCGCCTGAAATATACCACTCAATTGCTCTTATTGCGCTCATCGCACTCAATACTCTCTTAAGTCGCTTCTTGCCTTTTATAATATTTGCTAGATCCACACCTGCATTTATTGTCTCTTTGGGTAAAGTGCTACCAAGCGCAATTATTGCAATGCTCATTATATATTGTCTTAAAGATACAAATTTGGCACATTCACCTTATGGCTTAAATGAGATGGTTTCGGTATTAGTAGTAAGCATAATACATATTTGCTTTAAGATTCCTATCTTAAGCATTGTATGTGGAACTATCACTTATATGGCATTGATACAAAGTGCAATTTTAGATTTCTTGCCTTAG
- a CDS encoding AzlC family ABC transporter permease, with protein MSSKTQIFAALKDAFPHTIPIMLGYIFMGAVFGILLQKTGYGAIWAAIMAVAIYGGTTQFIAVGLIASGAGLWESFVLVSMINARQIFYSISMLERFKHMGKKRYYMIYSLTDETLALLNLKSPKVGVDKEWFDFFIAAFNQSYWIIGCTLGALLGEHLHFNHQGLDFVMSAIFVVIFIEQWHNKTMRTPALIGIAISLICLYIFGAQQFLIPALVGICIILSLWKKPYVA; from the coding sequence ATGTCCTCAAAAACACAAATATTCGCCGCACTCAAAGATGCTTTTCCTCATACGATTCCCATTATGCTTGGTTATATTTTTATGGGTGCAGTATTTGGAATCTTATTGCAAAAAACAGGCTATGGTGCGATATGGGCAGCTATAATGGCAGTAGCGATTTATGGAGGCACAACACAATTTATTGCTGTTGGGCTCATAGCAAGTGGAGCTGGATTGTGGGAAAGCTTTGTGCTTGTTTCTATGATTAATGCGCGGCAGATTTTTTACTCCATAAGTATGCTAGAAAGATTTAAGCATATGGGCAAAAAACGTTATTATATGATTTACTCTCTCACTGATGAAACACTTGCACTTCTTAATCTTAAATCCCCTAAAGTAGGAGTGGATAAAGAATGGTTTGATTTTTTTATTGCTGCTTTCAATCAAAGCTATTGGATTATAGGCTGCACTCTTGGTGCTTTACTTGGCGAGCATCTTCACTTTAACCATCAAGGACTTGATTTTGTGATGAGTGCTATTTTTGTTGTAATTTTTATTGAGCAATGGCACAATAAAACTATGCGAACCCCCGCACTCATTGGCATAGCTATAAGTCTTATATGTCTCTATATCTTTGGAGCACAGCAGTTTTTGATTCCTGCTCTTGTGGGGATTTGTATTATATTAAGCCTATGGAAAAAGCCTTATGTCGCCTGA
- the argS gene encoding arginine--tRNA ligase encodes MHHHIKALLQSALHIENTIDIVLEKPKNKDLGHFATPLAFNLAKIQKTNPKLIAEEIANTLANHTEFEKVQALNGFVNLTLSTTFLQHIAQKQMQHFMSFEADSISSNTLQDTHHIHTPKERILLEFVSANPTGPLHIGHARGAVYGDALARIGRFLGYEICTEYYINDAGAQIDMLGLSIFLAGKEHILKTQVEYPQSYYKGEYIIDLAKQCAQHFGEDVFKSEDSISSLAEFGKNMILQEIKENLAQVGISFDCFVSEKSLYDRWQDTLNTLKSHQGIYTKEGKIWIASSQINDEKDRVIVRENGEPTYLAGDIIYHQDKFHRPFEHYINIWGADHHGYIARVKAAIHFLGYDENKLEVLLSQMVSLLKGGQPYKMSKRAGNFILMKDVVEDIGSDALRFIFLSKKPDTHLEFDVDDLKKEDASNPIYYINYANARIYTLFDKSGISMHDIAHTFTQLNINEQAKALLFEALCLKQVIESSFRDREIQKICEYLKSLCASFHSFYNAHKILQSPNEKSLLYVLMIVSQSITLGLSLLGICAKTKM; translated from the coding sequence ATGCACCACCATATCAAAGCCCTTCTCCAAAGTGCATTGCATATTGAAAACACAATTGATATTGTGCTTGAGAAACCAAAAAACAAAGACTTAGGGCATTTTGCTACGCCCCTTGCCTTTAATCTTGCCAAGATTCAAAAAACTAATCCTAAACTTATCGCAGAAGAGATTGCCAACACGCTTGCAAACCATACAGAGTTTGAAAAAGTGCAAGCCCTCAATGGTTTTGTGAATCTCACACTCTCTACAACTTTTCTTCAACATATCGCGCAAAAGCAAATGCAGCATTTTATGTCCTTTGAAGCAGATTCTATAAGTTCTAACACACTACAAGACACACACCATATTCACACACCAAAAGAGCGTATTTTGCTTGAATTTGTCAGTGCTAATCCCACAGGACCACTTCACATTGGACACGCAAGAGGTGCTGTATATGGTGATGCACTTGCTCGTATAGGACGCTTTTTGGGCTATGAAATATGCACAGAATATTATATAAACGATGCGGGAGCACAAATTGATATGCTTGGGCTATCCATTTTTCTTGCAGGAAAAGAACATATCCTTAAGACTCAAGTAGAATATCCACAGAGTTACTATAAAGGCGAATATATTATTGATTTGGCAAAGCAATGTGCGCAACACTTTGGCGAAGATGTTTTTAAAAGTGAAGATTCTATATCCTCTCTTGCAGAATTTGGCAAGAATATGATACTTCAAGAGATTAAAGAGAATCTTGCTCAAGTTGGGATTAGCTTTGATTGCTTTGTGAGTGAAAAATCCCTTTATGACAGGTGGCAAGATACACTTAATACTTTAAAATCTCATCAAGGCATTTATACCAAAGAGGGCAAAATATGGATTGCTTCCTCACAAATCAATGATGAAAAAGACCGCGTTATTGTGCGTGAGAATGGTGAGCCAACCTATCTTGCCGGAGATATTATCTATCATCAGGATAAATTTCATCGTCCTTTTGAGCATTATATCAATATTTGGGGAGCTGACCATCACGGCTATATTGCGCGCGTAAAGGCAGCTATTCATTTTTTAGGCTATGATGAGAACAAACTTGAAGTGTTACTCTCTCAAATGGTAAGCCTCCTTAAAGGTGGGCAACCTTATAAAATGAGCAAACGCGCGGGAAATTTTATCCTAATGAAAGATGTAGTAGAAGATATTGGTTCTGATGCATTGCGTTTTATCTTCCTCTCTAAAAAACCTGATACGCACCTTGAATTTGATGTTGATGATCTCAAAAAAGAAGATGCGAGCAATCCGATTTATTATATCAATTATGCTAATGCGAGAATCTACACGCTTTTTGACAAATCAGGAATAAGTATGCACGATATTGCACATACTTTCACTCAACTCAATATAAATGAACAAGCAAAAGCACTTTTGTTTGAAGCCCTCTGCCTCAAACAAGTTATAGAATCAAGCTTTCGCGATAGGGAGATTCAAAAAATATGCGAATATCTTAAAAGTCTCTGCGCTTCATTCCATAGCTTTTATAACGCGCATAAAATCTTGCAAAGTCCAAATGAAAAAAGCCTCCTTTATGTGCTTATGATTGTGAGCCAAAGCATCACACTTGGGCTTTCTTTACTTGGCATTTGTGCAAAAACTAAAATGTAA
- a CDS encoding twin-arginine translocase TatA/TatE family subunit, whose product MTPPNLWQLLIILLIVVLLFGAKKIPELAKGIGSGIKNFKKAVKEDEEDGQNEENTKSQIKQSESKNENVSKTPADSHKQDA is encoded by the coding sequence ATGACACCACCTAATTTATGGCAGTTATTGATTATTTTGCTCATTGTTGTGCTCCTTTTTGGTGCAAAAAAAATTCCAGAGCTTGCAAAAGGAATAGGAAGTGGTATTAAAAACTTCAAAAAGGCTGTCAAAGAAGATGAGGAAGATGGTCAAAATGAAGAAAATACAAAATCTCAAATCAAACAAAGTGAATCTAAAAATGAGAATGTATCAAAAACTCCCGCAGATTCTCACAAACAAGACGCTTGA
- the gmk gene encoding guanylate kinase, which produces MSQDCTAQKGAVLIISGPSGCGKSTLTKSLIESMPNVYFSISTTTRPMREGEIDGVHYHFVSKEHFLQDIHNNVFLEWAEVHTNFYGTSLKPVQQALEEDKIVLFDVDVQGHHSIKEYFGDFAKSVFITTKNKDILRERLIARQTDDFQTIEFRLIQAHNEMQHIHNFDYLIINDDITTAKEAMIAIARSLKYQQIERLSKIIQKW; this is translated from the coding sequence ATGAGCCAAGATTGCACAGCACAAAAGGGGGCAGTGCTTATCATCTCTGGACCAAGTGGCTGTGGCAAAAGCACATTAACAAAATCTCTTATAGAATCTATGCCCAATGTGTATTTTTCTATTTCAACAACTACGCGCCCTATGCGCGAAGGCGAGATTGACGGCGTGCATTATCATTTTGTGAGCAAGGAACATTTTTTACAAGATATTCATAATAATGTCTTTTTAGAATGGGCAGAGGTGCATACAAATTTTTATGGCACTTCACTCAAACCCGTTCAACAAGCACTTGAAGAAGACAAAATTGTGCTTTTTGATGTTGATGTGCAAGGACATCATAGTATTAAGGAATATTTTGGGGATTTTGCCAAGTCTGTATTTATTACAACAAAAAACAAAGATATTCTCCGAGAGCGACTGATTGCGCGTCAAACAGATGATTTTCAAACTATTGAATTTCGTCTTATCCAAGCCCATAATGAAATGCAGCATATCCATAATTTTGACTATCTTATCATTAATGATGATATTACTACCGCTAAAGAAGCTATGATTGCCATTGCGCGTTCGCTCAAATACCAACAGATTGAGCGTTTGAGTAAGATTATCCAAAAATGGTAA